Proteins from a genomic interval of Lolium perenne isolate Kyuss_39 chromosome 1, Kyuss_2.0, whole genome shotgun sequence:
- the LOC139832868 gene encoding uncharacterized protein — protein MFRKGLNPEIKYAILLVKCNTFEELVNTALQEEYGRAVLEESRMPPDRVVEFVIELEPRTAPISKRPYKMGPNELAELKKQLHELQKLGFIQPSTSPWGCPTIFIKKKDKTDRLVVDYRPLNEKTIKNTYPLPRINELFDQLAGATVLSKMDLRSGYHQIKIRKEDVPKTAFKTRYGLYEYTVMSFGLTNAPATFSRLMNYIFMEYLDKFVKWDKIEMDFVTGFPKSRNSNDAIFVVINRLSKVAHFLPVKETISASQLAEIYTAKIVSLHGVPVEISFDRGSIFTSSQFGHGTLEALYGRKCRTPLNWSETGERQIFGPDVINEAEEKVRIIRDNLKIAQSRQKSYYDSKHRDMTYHPGDQAYLRVTPMRGTHRFGIKGKLAQRYIGPFKVLAKHGEVAYLLELPEKLSKVHDVFHVSQLKKCFKDPDRAVDHKSIDLQEGLSYKEYPVRILDEAERRTRNNSVKFLMVQWSHHSDKEATWEREGQLRSEYLSFFSST, from the exons ATGTTTCGTAAAGGCCTGAACCCAGAGATCAAGTATGCTATACTCTTGGTCAAGTGCAATACCTTTGAGGAGCTCGTTAACACAGCGCTCCAAGAAGAGTATGGTCGTGCAGTGCTAGAAGAGTCTC GTATGCCACCTGACAGGGTTGTTGAGTTCGTCATTGAACTAGAGCCTCGAACAGCTCCTATCTCTAAGCGGCCATACAAGATGGGTCCAAATGAGTTGGCTGAACTCAAGAAGCAGCTTCACGAGTTGCAAAAACTTGGTTTCATTCAGCCAAGCACTTCTCCATGGGGATGTCCTACCATCTTCATCAAGAAAAAAGATAAAACTGATCGTTTGGTGGTTGACTACCGCCCTCTCAATGAGAAAACGATCAAGAATACATATCCTCTTCCTCGCATCAATGAGCTCTTTGATCAGCTTGCTGGTGCAACTGTGCTatctaagatggatttgagaagtggttatcaccaaatcaaaatccgcaaaGAGGATGTACCCAAGACAGCCTTCAAAACTCGTTATGGCCTCTATGAATACACCGTCATGTCTTTTGGCCTCACTAATGCTCCAGCCACTTTCTCTCGGTTGATGAACTACATTTTCATGgagtacctcgacaagtttgtg AAATGGGATAAGATTGAGATGGACTTTGTAACTGGTTTTCCAAAGTCTCGCAATAGCAATGATGCTATCTTCGTGGTGATCAACCGTCtttccaaggttgctcacttccttcctgtcAAAGAGACAATATCTGCTAGTCAATTGGCTGAGATCTACACAGCAAAGATTgtttctcttcatggtgttcccgtGGAAATAAGCTTTGATCGCGGAAGTATCTTCACTTCCAG CCAGTTTGGGCATGGAACCCTCGAAGCTCTCTATGGTCGCAAATGCAGAACACCTCTAAACTGGTCTGAAACCGGTGAAAGGCAAATCTTTGGCCCCGATGTCATCAACGAGGCTGAAGAAAAGGTGCGAATCATTCGTGACAATCTGAAGATAGCACAATCTCGGCAAAAAAGCTATTATGACAGCAAGCACCGAGATATGACCTATCATCCTGGTGATCAAGCCTACCTTCGTGTTACTCCTATGAGAGGCACTCATCGCTTTGGTATCAAAGGCAAGCTAGCGCAAAGATACATTGGTCCCTTCAAAGTTCTAGCAAAGCATGGTGAAGTCGCTTACCTCCTTGAACTTCCCGAGAAGCTCTCCAAAGTGCACGATGTCTTCCACGTGTCACAACTCAAGAAGTGCTTCAAAGATCCGGACCGTGCAGTTGATCACAAGTCCATTGACCTCCAAGAAGGCCTCTCCTACAAAGAATATCCCGTTCGGATTCTTGATGAAGCTGAACGTCGAACTCGCAACAACTCTGTCAAGTTCCTCATGGTGCAGTGGTCGCACCATTCCGAtaaagaagcaacctgggaacgtgAAGGCCAGCTCCGTTCCGAGTACCTGTCCTTCTTCTCTTCTACCTGA